GCTTCCTTAGAAGCAAATACCGGTGCGGTCTTAACTGTCAGTGACCGTGATTTTATTGGTGGAACCAGAGCAGTTATCCAAGATAAAAACATACTAATTGACAGCTCCTTTTTAACCAGACTGGCAGAAGCAAAAAGTACATTTACATTATAGCAATACGTTTTATCCATTTAGTCAATTGTGCGACTATCTTCTATGTATTGGAAGTAGTCAAAATCAAAGCAGGTTAAGATTAGTAGCAAGTCATCATTGTTTTAGTGCTTTTACCTGCTTCTAGATAGTGTTTCACAATTGTCTATTTATTAATTCATTCTAAGAAAGGGGAGTATTCTCCATTATGAATATAACAGGAAAAATATACGGAATTAACGGACCAATTGTATATCTGGCAGGAAACCAAGGCTTTAAAATGGGCGAAATGGTACTGGTTGGTGAAGAAAAACTGGTTGGTGAAGTAATTGGCTTGAATAAAAAAGAAACAACTATTCAGGTATATGAGGAAACAACAGGCTTAAAGCCAGGCGAGATAGTATACTCTACCGGCTCAGCTATTTCTGTTACCTTAGCACCTGGAATTATCGGAAATATTTTTGATGGAATTGAGCGTCCCTTAAAAGAGATTTCTGCACAATCCGGTGCATTTATTACAAGAGGTGTCAGTGTAGATTCCCTGAACGTAGAGAAATTATGGGATGTCCATATCACAGTAAAAGAGGGCGATAAAATCTACGGTGGAACAATTATAGCAGAAGTACCTGAAACCAAAGCCATCGTTCATAAATCTATGGTACCTCCTGAAGTACAGGGTGTTGTAACCAAGGTTGCTCCTGACGGAAAATATACCATTAACGATCCTATCGTTACTATAAAACTTGCAAACGGTGAAGAAAAAGAATTGACTTTAACACAAAAATGGCCTATCCGTGTTCCAAGACCCACTGCAAAGCGATATGCTTCTGACCGACCTTTAATTACCGGACAGCGTATCCTTGATACTCTGTTTCCCATTGCCAAAGGCGGTACTGCTGCTATCCCCGGTGGTTTTGGTACCGGTAAGACAATGACACAACATCAGCTTGCTAAATGGTCTGATGCTGACCTTATCGTATATATCGGCTGCGGTGAACGTGGAAATGAAATGACAGAGGTTTTAGAGGATTTCTCTAAATTAGTCGATCCAAAATCCGGTAACCCCTTGTTAGACAGAACTACACTGATTGCTAATACCTCAAATATGCCGGTTGCTGCACGTGAAGCTAGTATTTACACCGGTATAACTCTGGCTGAGTACTACCGGGATATGGGTTACCATGTAGCAATTATGGCTGACTCCACCTCCCGTTGGGCAGAAGCGCTTCGTGAATTATCCGGACGTTTGGAAGAAATGCCTGCAGAAGAAGGCTTTCCGGCTTATCTTGCTTCCAGATTATCAGGCTTTTATGAAAGAGCTGGTTTTATGCACAATTTAAACGGTACAGAAGGTAGTGTATCCATTATCGGTGCTGTATCTCCACAAGGTGGTGACTTTTCAGAACCAGTAACACAAAACACAAAACGGTTCGTTCGTTGCTTCTGGGCACTTGATAAATCATTGGCTTATGCAAGACACTTTCCGGCTATCCAGTGGCTAACAAGCTACAGTGAATATGTATCTGATTTAGCTCCTTGGTATACATCCAATGTAGGCGGTGACTTTGTAGACTGTCGTAACCAGTTACTTAGCATCTTAACACAGGAAAGCCAGTTAAATGAAATTGTTAAGTTAATCGGTAGTGACGTTCTGCCGGATGATCAGAAATTAGTCTTAGAAATTGCAAGGGTTGTACGCCTTGGTTTTGTCCAGCAGAATGCTTATCATCCTTCCGATACTTACGTACCTCTGGCCAAACAGCTAAAGATGATGCAGACCATTCTCTACCTGTTTTCAAAATCCAAGCAGCTGATTGCACTGAATATGCCTATGTCAGTTTTGAAGGCTGAGGATATTTTTGATAAAGTAATATCCATCAAATACGATGTGGCTAACGATGAGCTTCATAAATTTGATGATTACAAAACAATGATAGATAATTTCTATAACACTATAATGGCTAAGAACGCATAAGGAGGGCAAGTACTATGGCAATTGAATATTTAGGACTCAGTGAAATAAACGGCCCCTTGGTTGCTCTTGAGGGCGTTCGTGGTGCCTCCTACGACGAAATCGTTGAACTATCTGTAGAAGGTAAAAAAAAGTTAGGAAGAATTGTTGAAATATATGATGATAAGGCAGTTATCCAGGTATTCCAGGGTACAGAAGAAATGTCTCTTAATAATACCCATACTAAGTTAACCGGTCACCCCATGGAAATATCCTTATCAGAAGACATTCTGGGCCGTGTTTTTAACGGCATCGGCCAGCCTATAGACAACTTGGGAAATATAGCTGCTGAAACCAAAAGGGATGTAAATGGTCTTCCCTTAAATCCCTGTTCCAGAGAATATCCCCGTAATTACATTAAGACCGGTATATCTACCATTGACTGTCTTACAACCTTAATTCGTGGACAAAAACTTCCTATTTTCTCCGGAAATGGTCTTCCACATGACCAACTTGCCGCTCAGATTGTTAAGCAGGCCTCACTAGGAGAAAATAGTGATGAGGATTTTGCAATTGTATTTGCTGCCATGGGTGTTAAGCACGATGTTGCTGACTTCTTTAGACGTACCTTTGAAGACAGTGGTGTTATTAATCACGTAGCAATGTTCTTAAACCTGGCAAATGACCCGGTAGTAGAAAGATTGATTACACCAAAGGTAGCCTTAACAGCAGCAGAGTATCTTGCTTTTGAAAAGAACATGCATATTCTGGTTATCTTAACCGATATGACCTCCTTTGCAGAAGCAATGCGTGAAGTGTCCTCTTCTAAAGGTGAAATACCAAGCCGTAAAGGTTATCCCGGATACCTATACAGCGAACTGGCTACTCTTTATGAAAGGGCTGGAATCGTTCGGGATTGTAAAGGGTCTGTAACGCAGATACCAATACTTACAATGCCAAATGACGATATTACGCATCCAATCCCTGACTTAACAGGATATATTACAGAAGGACAGATTGTTTTAGACCGTTCTTTGCATCAAAAGTCAGTGTATCCTCCAATCAGTGTACTGCCTTCCCTTTCCCGTCTTATGAAGGACGGTATCGGTAAAGGCTATACCAGAGAAGATCATCAAGATTTGGCAAACCAGTTATTCTCCTCTTATGCAAGAGTAGGTGATGCGAGAGCTTTAGCAAGCGTAATCGGTGAAGATGAATTATCTGCCATAGATAAGAAGTATCTGAAATTCGGTGTTACTATGGAACAAGAATTTATTGCACAAGGGCATCAGGAAGACCGTAGTATAACAGAAACTCTTGATAAGGGTTGGGAACTTCTTACCATCCTGCCAAGAGAAGAACTTGACCGTGTAGATACTAAAATTCTTGATAAATATTTTAAAGCTCCTGTGGAGGAAGATACAGCATCTTCTGAGGAAGATGATATGTAATTCAGACAGGCATGGATTAAGTTGAAAGGTTAAATTTTAAAGAGCCTCTTTCAACATCCTGATTTTTATGCGTGCTTTTGCACGCAGATGGGAGTTAAGTTGAAAGGTTAATTTTTAAAGAACCTCTTTCAACATCCTGATTTTTATGCGTGCTTTTTGCACGCAGATGGGAGTTTATTATGAATCCAAATACTTTTCCAACCAAGGGAAATTTAATACTAGCAAAAAATTCTCTTGCCTTGGCAAAACAGGGTTATGAACTCATGGATAAAAAACGAAACATCTTAATCCGGGAGCTTATGGACTTAATTGATAAAGCCAAGAATATTCAGACAGAGATTGATGGAACCTTCACCAACGCTTATAAGGCTCTTCAAAAAGCAAATATTGAAATGGGTATACGCAATGTTGAAGACTTAAGCAGTACTATTCCGGAGGAAACTTCAATAGAAGTCAAACAGCGCAGTATTATGGGTGCTGAGATTCCTTTGGTAGAATTCGATATTTCTGAAAGCAATAAACCAACCTATTCGTTTTTTAATACCAGATTATCCTTAGATGAGGCAACGAACCGCTTTAAAAAAGTGAAAGAGCTTACCCTTCGTTTAGCCATGATTGAGAATGCTGCATACCGGCTTGCTACAAGCATTAATAAAACACAAAAACGTGCCAATGCACTAAAGAATATAACCATTCCTTACTATACAGGGTTAACCCGTGACATTCAAAATGCCTTAGAAGAAAAGGAACGTGAGGAATTTACAAGATTAAAAGTAATAAAGAGAAGACGGGATGAAGAATAATATCAGACTGGTTTATCAAAAAGGACGTGATTACATATCTCGTCCTTTTTTGTACTTGGCTATTACCACATATATTAAACTTGTATTTACAACTGGTTTAAAATATAATAAACTATAGTACAACTATACATGGTTTCAATCAATTTAAATATGGAGCTAACTATGAACCGGAATGAACTATCAAAACATGTGGTGCTAAGCCACTGGATTAAAGACAATATTATTAATGGAACCTTTCAAGTTGGGGAAAAAATACCCTCTGAGAACGAGCTTGCTGCTAGATTCTCTTACAGCCGCCAAACCGTTAGACAGGCAATCGGTAACCTAGTTGCGGAAGGAATTCTTATAAGGGAACAGGGCAGCGGCACCTATGTATCCAATACAAACAAAAAAGCACCTTCTGAAAAAACTATGCGAGTAGGGGTTATTACCACCTATCTGGACGATTATATATTTCCTAGTATCATTCATGGCATCGAGGAAGTTTTAACTGACAATGGTTATACTATGACCCTTGGTATTACACACAATAAGCCTTCTGATGAAGAAAATTGTTTACTTCAAATGATGCAAAGCGGAGTAGACGGTTTGATTGTAGAGGGTACAAAATCTGCCCTGCCAAATGCCAACAGCCGTCTGTATGGACAACTTAAGGAACATAATATTCCAACCGTTTTTATTAATGGATATTATAATAATTACAGTAATTCTTATATTGTAATGGATGATATAAAGGCCGGTAGTATGGTCACTGACATTTTGATAGAAAACGGTCATACTAACATCGGCGGGATTTTTAAATCCGATGATATCCAAGGTCTAAGGCGCTATGAAGGACTTCAAAACTCTTTAAAAATGAATAAACTTCCTTTATTGGATAAATCCATCTTATGGTACACTACAGAAGATTATTACTATTTTTTTGAAGGAAGCATGGATACTATTATTTTGGAACGTTTTGAAGATGTTACGGCTGTGGTCTGCTATAATGACCAGATAGCTGCTGCCCTTATAAAACTTTTAAAACGGAATAGTAAGTCTGTTCCAGAAGATATCTCCATTGTCAGCTTTGATAATTCTTTTTTAGCTAAACACATGGTTTTTAATCTGACTTCTGTTGTCTATCCTTCAAAAAAGGTAGGTAAACGTGGTGCTGGACTTCTGCTCCAATGCATGAACAATCCCTTTTTAACAGAACAGATTGTACTGGAGCCAACAATTAAAATCAGAGAATCCGTCAAGAAAATCAATGAGTGAAAATAACAAAAACTGCACATAAAAACTTGATATTTTTCTTGATTTTTTAATATAATTCATATAGAATAAAGATATAACAAGTTGTACGTACATGTTAAAAATATGTACACACCATTACGATCTTATCATTTTAAGGAGGTATACAAGATGCCAAAATATTCAATTGGTGTTGATTTTGGTACTTTATCCGGGCGTGCACTCTTAGTAAATGTTGAAACCGGAGAAGAATTAGCCGATGCTACATTAGAATATCCCCATGGAGTTATGGATGAAACGCTGCCTTCTGGCAAGAAACTTGCACCTGACTGGGCTCTTGAGCATCCACAAGATTACTTGGATGTATTTGCTGCTACAATTCCTGCTGTGTTAAAAGAATCCGGAGTTTCTAAAAAAGATATTATAGGTATAGGAATCGATTTTACTGCCTGCACCATGCTGCCTGTCAAAGCAGACGGAACCCCTTTATGTTTTCTTGATAAATACAAGGATGACCCCCATGCCTACATAAAATTATGGAAGCATCATGCCGCTCAGGATAAGGCAAATCAATTAAATGATATTGCTGCTTCCATGAATCAGGATTGGTTATCTCGTTATGGAGGGAAAATTTCCTCTGAGTGGATGTTTCCAAAGATTTGGCAGACTCTAGAAGAAGCTCCCTATATATATGAAGAAGCAGATTTCTTCATAGAAGCTGCTGACTGGGTAATCTGGCAATTAACAGGTGTTCAAACAAGAAACTCCTGTACCGCAGGTTATAAAGCTATGTGGCATAAACAAAAAGGATATCCTGAAAAAGAGTTTTTTAAAGCCCTTGATACCCGTCTTGAAAATGTTGTTGAAGACAAATTAAACTGCCCCATTACTCCACTTGGAGCTGCGGCAGGAACGGTCAGTGAAAAAGCGGCTGCCTTAACAGGACTAGAAGCTGGTACTGCTGTTGCTGTTGCCAATGTAGATGCCCATGTAACTGTTCCTGCTGTTAAAATTGACGGTCCTGGAAAAATGTTAGCTATAATGGGTACTTCTACCTGCCATATTCTCTTAGGTACAGAAGAACATAATGTACCCGGAATGTGCGGTGTAGTAGAAGATGGTGTATATCCTGGATATTATGGTTATGAAGCCGGGCAATCCTGTGTAGGGGATCATTTTGCTTGGTTTGTAGAAAACTGTGTAAGCTCAGAATACTATGAAGCCGCCAAAGCTGAAGGCTTAAATATACATCAGTATCTGACAAAAAAAGCTGAGCAGTTAAAGGTTGGCCAAAGTGGCCTGGTTGCCCTTGATTGGTGGAATGGGAATCGTTCTGTATTAGTTGATGTTGACTTGACTGGTTTAATATTAGGTATGACACTGCAAACAAAACCGGAAGAAATTTATCGCGCCCTAATTGAAGCA
The nucleotide sequence above comes from Anaerocolumna cellulosilytica. Encoded proteins:
- a CDS encoding V-type ATP synthase subunit A; the encoded protein is MNITGKIYGINGPIVYLAGNQGFKMGEMVLVGEEKLVGEVIGLNKKETTIQVYEETTGLKPGEIVYSTGSAISVTLAPGIIGNIFDGIERPLKEISAQSGAFITRGVSVDSLNVEKLWDVHITVKEGDKIYGGTIIAEVPETKAIVHKSMVPPEVQGVVTKVAPDGKYTINDPIVTIKLANGEEKELTLTQKWPIRVPRPTAKRYASDRPLITGQRILDTLFPIAKGGTAAIPGGFGTGKTMTQHQLAKWSDADLIVYIGCGERGNEMTEVLEDFSKLVDPKSGNPLLDRTTLIANTSNMPVAAREASIYTGITLAEYYRDMGYHVAIMADSTSRWAEALRELSGRLEEMPAEEGFPAYLASRLSGFYERAGFMHNLNGTEGSVSIIGAVSPQGGDFSEPVTQNTKRFVRCFWALDKSLAYARHFPAIQWLTSYSEYVSDLAPWYTSNVGGDFVDCRNQLLSILTQESQLNEIVKLIGSDVLPDDQKLVLEIARVVRLGFVQQNAYHPSDTYVPLAKQLKMMQTILYLFSKSKQLIALNMPMSVLKAEDIFDKVISIKYDVANDELHKFDDYKTMIDNFYNTIMAKNA
- a CDS encoding V-type ATP synthase subunit B, yielding MAIEYLGLSEINGPLVALEGVRGASYDEIVELSVEGKKKLGRIVEIYDDKAVIQVFQGTEEMSLNNTHTKLTGHPMEISLSEDILGRVFNGIGQPIDNLGNIAAETKRDVNGLPLNPCSREYPRNYIKTGISTIDCLTTLIRGQKLPIFSGNGLPHDQLAAQIVKQASLGENSDEDFAIVFAAMGVKHDVADFFRRTFEDSGVINHVAMFLNLANDPVVERLITPKVALTAAEYLAFEKNMHILVILTDMTSFAEAMREVSSSKGEIPSRKGYPGYLYSELATLYERAGIVRDCKGSVTQIPILTMPNDDITHPIPDLTGYITEGQIVLDRSLHQKSVYPPISVLPSLSRLMKDGIGKGYTREDHQDLANQLFSSYARVGDARALASVIGEDELSAIDKKYLKFGVTMEQEFIAQGHQEDRSITETLDKGWELLTILPREELDRVDTKILDKYFKAPVEEDTASSEEDDM
- a CDS encoding GntR family transcriptional regulator, with translation MNRNELSKHVVLSHWIKDNIINGTFQVGEKIPSENELAARFSYSRQTVRQAIGNLVAEGILIREQGSGTYVSNTNKKAPSEKTMRVGVITTYLDDYIFPSIIHGIEEVLTDNGYTMTLGITHNKPSDEENCLLQMMQSGVDGLIVEGTKSALPNANSRLYGQLKEHNIPTVFINGYYNNYSNSYIVMDDIKAGSMVTDILIENGHTNIGGIFKSDDIQGLRRYEGLQNSLKMNKLPLLDKSILWYTTEDYYYFFEGSMDTIILERFEDVTAVVCYNDQIAAALIKLLKRNSKSVPEDISIVSFDNSFLAKHMVFNLTSVVYPSKKVGKRGAGLLLQCMNNPFLTEQIVLEPTIKIRESVKKINE
- the araB gene encoding ribulokinase; translation: MPKYSIGVDFGTLSGRALLVNVETGEELADATLEYPHGVMDETLPSGKKLAPDWALEHPQDYLDVFAATIPAVLKESGVSKKDIIGIGIDFTACTMLPVKADGTPLCFLDKYKDDPHAYIKLWKHHAAQDKANQLNDIAASMNQDWLSRYGGKISSEWMFPKIWQTLEEAPYIYEEADFFIEAADWVIWQLTGVQTRNSCTAGYKAMWHKQKGYPEKEFFKALDTRLENVVEDKLNCPITPLGAAAGTVSEKAAALTGLEAGTAVAVANVDAHVTVPAVKIDGPGKMLAIMGTSTCHILLGTEEHNVPGMCGVVEDGVYPGYYGYEAGQSCVGDHFAWFVENCVSSEYYEAAKAEGLNIHQYLTKKAEQLKVGQSGLVALDWWNGNRSVLVDVDLTGLILGMTLQTKPEEIYRALIEATAYGTRKIIETFRANGVPVDEFYASGGISQKNPMAMQIYTDIIQVPIKIGGTSQGPALGSAIFGAVAAGTKNGGYDDVFKAARVMGKLKDTLYTPIAENAAVYDKLYAEYSILHDYFGRGDNDVMKRLKEIKKKQSI
- a CDS encoding V-type ATP synthase subunit D, whose translation is MNPNTFPTKGNLILAKNSLALAKQGYELMDKKRNILIRELMDLIDKAKNIQTEIDGTFTNAYKALQKANIEMGIRNVEDLSSTIPEETSIEVKQRSIMGAEIPLVEFDISESNKPTYSFFNTRLSLDEATNRFKKVKELTLRLAMIENAAYRLATSINKTQKRANALKNITIPYYTGLTRDIQNALEEKEREEFTRLKVIKRRRDEE